The DNA sequence CGAGCGGCGGCCCCTCCGACGTAGCGAGTGCATAGGTGGCGTCGCTTGTTTTTCCAGCAAGATCAATTAGTTGTATATCTTTTGGTTGCGTTTCATCCCCGAACACCAACCATCGGAGGTCAACGCCAAACTTTGACGAGAAATCGGCCACAACAGACAAGGGCGGTTCTCGCTTTCCAAGCTCATAGTTCTTGTATGCGCGGTCTGAGAGCTCAAGCATCGCGGCGAACTTGCTTTGCGAGTAGCCGGTTTTCTCACGCTCCTCACGCATCCTCTGTCCAACGAACGCAACTTGGCTTGCCATGGTATCAATTGTGCCCTACGATGGTAACGAACGCGCATACTTTGCCGACTTTGCGCTAGTGTTACCTGAATGTGCGGAAAAGGGAAGAAAGATGTCCGATTGTGCCCTTCTGTCACCGAGAGAGATGGCTGAGAAGAGCGGCTGGCCAGAGAGGCGAATCCGTTCTTTGATTGCGAGCAAGCAGATCAAACACCTCAAGATTGGTAGCACGTTCTACCTACCTGAAGATGCAATCGCCGACTTCGTGCGGCGCAACATGGTGGAGCCTGAGCAAGGGGGGAGCGCTGATGTGCCGGGCCAGGATTGATTGCTACCCTAGCGCCCGACGGCATCAAGAGTGCAATCGCATACCCTCAAGTAAGCGCGCTCTCCGCTGCTGCCCGTCTCGGATACCTAGCGACCTAGATCGATCAAGTGGAGGTGGTGAGAATGGCCGATCCTAGACCACATACGGCAGCAAAGTAGGCTGTTGCTGCATTGCTCCGCGAAGCACGCGAGGCCGGATGGCTGCGGGCAAAATTTGAGATCAGGCCAGATGGCAGTGTGACCGTTGACGCAGGTATGACCGAGCCAGGTGTCTCTGACGAGTTTCTGAGTGGTGATCTCAGGATGGGTCGATGACGCGGAAAATTCTTCCGAAATTCGTGTACCTGGATCGAGGTTATCTGCGCTTCATTCGTCGTGCTCGCGGTCAGTCGATCATGATGAAAGAAGAATACGGAAGTCCCGAGTTCTGGGAACACTACAATATGCTGCTCCGTGGTCGCGAACCTGTCCCCGCGAAGCGCAACTTTGAAGCGTTGATCTGGAGCTACTATGACAGCGAAGCGTTCAAGAAGCTGAAGCCGCGCACCAAGTCGGACTATCGGAAATACATCGAGCACATACGGCTGATTTGGGGGCAAAAGGACCCGGCGAAAGTCGAGCCTCATCACGTCTATGAGCTGCATCGGGCCAACTCTGAGCGGTGGCGACAAGCCAATTATCTGGTTCAGGTCATGATCGTGCTGATGAACCATGCCCGGCTTATCGGTTTCCTTCGCAAGGAGCACGGCAACCCGGCCAAAGGCATCCCGCTTTTCAAACAACAAAGTGAAGGATGGGAGCCTTGGCCCGATGATATCCGTGCCGAATTCGAAGAGGTCGCGACTTCGCGTGCCCGCCTAGTCTACGAACTGTGCATCGGTACCGGTCAGCGCATCGGTGATGTGCTTAGCATTCGGTGGAGCCACCTACAGAACGGGGCCTATGACTGCACCCAAGGTAAAACCGACAAAGAGTTGTGGATTCCACTGACAGACCGTCTCAAGGCATACTTGGCCACGGTAGAGAAAAAGGGGCTGACAGTCGTGACCGACGCATCTGGTCGGCCTGTGAGGTACCGGACCGTTGCCGAAGAAATGCGCAAGGTTAAAGGGAAGATGCAGCACCCTGAGGCCTCAAAGTACGTTACTCACGGGCCGCGCAAGAACGCTACAATCGAACTCTATCGAGCAGGCTGCGACGACGAGATGGTCAAAGCAGTCACGGGGGCTCAGGTGTCGAGATGCTGGAAAAAATATGGTGGGAAGGTACGT is a window from the Sulfitobacter sp. THAF37 genome containing:
- a CDS encoding helix-turn-helix domain-containing protein — encoded protein: MREEREKTGYSQSKFAAMLELSDRAYKNYELGKREPPLSVVADFSSKFGVDLRWLVFGDETQPKDIQLIDLAGKTSDATYALATSEGPPLGMKSYSKFFRYVLEQSFSKGSPPSEEATAVYALMRGDDD
- a CDS encoding tyrosine recombinase XerC, with the protein product MTRKILPKFVYLDRGYLRFIRRARGQSIMMKEEYGSPEFWEHYNMLLRGREPVPAKRNFEALIWSYYDSEAFKKLKPRTKSDYRKYIEHIRLIWGQKDPAKVEPHHVYELHRANSERWRQANYLVQVMIVLMNHARLIGFLRKEHGNPAKGIPLFKQQSEGWEPWPDDIRAEFEEVATSRARLVYELCIGTGQRIGDVLSIRWSHLQNGAYDCTQGKTDKELWIPLTDRLKAYLATVEKKGLTVVTDASGRPVRYRTVAEEMRKVKGKMQHPEASKYVTHGPRKNATIELYRAGCDDEMVKAVTGAQVSRCWKKYGGKVRQRELATRAQEARNKMEQNRAGT